Proteins encoded together in one Chloroflexota bacterium window:
- a CDS encoding response regulator transcription factor, whose translation MARIVLISDDLELSREVAQRLEAKGHVVIPLECLESRFYQAVQLRPDLLVADFASMSREASAAFQRALATLNPKCSVLGIFGALDVVRSLPALVGTADALAAKQANRKAQPASGEYGFMSLDVHRREVTIRGVSIPLTPTETHILSILAANVGRYVSPKSIASEIQGYEVDDREAGEIVRVHIHNLRRKFQKAGIGPPYIVSSRGKGYLLERRTRPRTGRAKGLGGLLDSSPSR comes from the coding sequence GTGGCAAGGATCGTGCTGATTTCGGATGACCTGGAACTTTCGCGCGAGGTGGCCCAACGCCTGGAAGCGAAAGGCCATGTAGTCATCCCTCTGGAATGCCTGGAGTCGCGCTTCTACCAGGCGGTGCAACTGCGGCCTGACCTGCTGGTGGCCGACTTCGCCTCCATGTCGCGCGAGGCCTCCGCGGCGTTCCAGCGGGCGCTGGCCACGTTGAACCCCAAGTGCTCGGTGTTGGGCATCTTCGGCGCGTTGGACGTGGTGCGCAGCCTGCCCGCGCTGGTGGGCACCGCCGACGCCCTTGCCGCGAAACAGGCGAACCGCAAGGCCCAGCCCGCCAGCGGCGAGTACGGCTTCATGAGCCTGGACGTCCACCGCCGCGAGGTTACCATCCGCGGCGTCAGCATTCCCCTCACGCCGACCGAAACCCACATCCTGTCCATCCTGGCGGCCAACGTGGGCCGGTATGTCAGCCCCAAGTCCATCGCATCCGAGATTCAGGGGTACGAGGTGGACGATCGGGAGGCCGGCGAAATCGTGCGCGTGCACATCCACAACCTGCGGCGCAAGTTCCAGAAGGCCGGCATCGGCCCCCCGTACATCGTCAGTTCGCGCGGCAAGGGGTATCTTTTGGAGCGCCGCACGCGGCCCCGCACCGGCAGGGCCAAGGGCCTTGGCGGGCTGCTGGATTCATCCCCGTCGCGCTAG
- a CDS encoding S8 family serine peptidase yields MPVDPALRALLAQADGDTRVAVIVQKASVCDEAEALVRRLGGEVVRSWTIIPAFLANLSADAVQQLARSGLVRWISWDSPMVRQDTGQPDAVSLIGAYLNAYNPTIGATTAWNYGFRGEGITVAVVDSGITPKTDFLATSYGLTRTSRLVANLTFANTILAYSSRVNTSPYDFFGHGTHIAGIIGSNAASSSGSFMGVAPAVNLVNLRVADLNGRAFESDMVDALQWIYEHHKEYNIRVVNISMNSATAQSYHTSPLDAALEILWFNGIVVVVSAGNNGGVSTMGIVPGILYPPANDPFVITVGASDDMGTPYTWDDFVTPFSAYGITEDGFAKPELVAPGAHIINLLASPDCTIAVQHPEALYSNNFLRLSGTSMAAGVASGAIALLLQARPGLNPDQVKWALMHSATPLRQPGAGAGILNVWAAINLGKYDAANTGTVASKLLWTGDEPVNWGSVNWGSVNWGSVNWGSVNWGSVNWGSVNWGSVNWGY; encoded by the coding sequence TTGCCCGTTGACCCCGCCCTGCGCGCGCTGTTGGCGCAGGCCGACGGCGATACCCGCGTTGCCGTCATCGTGCAGAAGGCCAGCGTGTGCGACGAGGCCGAAGCCCTGGTGAGGAGGCTCGGCGGCGAAGTTGTCCGTTCGTGGACCATCATTCCGGCGTTCCTGGCGAACCTGTCGGCCGACGCCGTGCAGCAACTCGCCCGGAGCGGGCTGGTGCGCTGGATTTCGTGGGACAGCCCCATGGTGCGCCAGGACACCGGCCAGCCTGACGCGGTATCACTCATCGGCGCGTATCTCAACGCGTACAACCCCACCATCGGCGCGACCACGGCGTGGAACTACGGCTTCAGGGGCGAAGGCATCACGGTCGCCGTGGTAGATAGCGGCATAACGCCGAAGACCGACTTCCTCGCGACCTCATACGGCCTGACGCGCACAAGCCGACTGGTAGCCAACCTGACCTTCGCCAATACGATCCTCGCCTACAGCAGCCGCGTGAACACCTCTCCGTACGACTTCTTCGGGCATGGCACGCACATCGCGGGCATCATCGGCAGCAACGCGGCCAGTTCTTCCGGTTCCTTCATGGGCGTGGCGCCGGCAGTCAACCTGGTCAACCTGCGCGTCGCCGACCTCAACGGCCGCGCCTTTGAGTCCGACATGGTGGACGCGCTCCAGTGGATTTACGAGCACCACAAGGAGTACAACATCCGCGTCGTCAACATCTCCATGAACTCGGCCACCGCGCAGTCATACCACACCAGCCCGCTGGACGCCGCGCTGGAAATCCTGTGGTTCAACGGAATCGTGGTGGTGGTGTCGGCGGGCAACAACGGCGGCGTTTCTACGATGGGCATTGTGCCCGGCATCCTGTATCCGCCGGCCAACGACCCGTTCGTGATCACCGTGGGCGCGTCCGACGACATGGGCACGCCCTATACGTGGGATGACTTCGTAACGCCCTTCTCGGCCTATGGCATCACCGAGGACGGCTTCGCGAAGCCCGAATTGGTGGCCCCGGGCGCGCACATCATCAATCTGCTGGCCAGCCCCGACTGCACCATCGCCGTTCAGCATCCCGAGGCTCTCTATTCCAACAACTTCCTGCGACTGTCGGGCACGTCCATGGCGGCTGGCGTGGCGAGCGGGGCCATCGCCCTTTTGCTCCAGGCCCGGCCCGGCTTGAACCCCGACCAGGTGAAATGGGCGCTGATGCATTCGGCCACGCCGCTGCGGCAGCCGGGGGCGGGCGCGGGCATCCTCAATGTGTGGGCCGCCATCAACCTCGGCAAATACGACGCGGCCAACACCGGCACCGTAGCCAGCAAACTCCTGTGGACAGGCGATGAACCCGTCAACTGGGGCAGCGTCAATTGGGGTTCGGTCAACTGGGGCAGTGTGAACTGGGGTTCCGTGAATTGGGGCAGCGTCAACTGGGGTTCGGTCAACTGGGGTTCCGTGAACTGGGGCTACTAG
- a CDS encoding S8 family serine peptidase, whose translation MEVRERMVKAGRRLVWRLALTVAVLMTLLAGLVPSPASALPPRLDEELAARAARPTDGMAPVIVRVYEDAASVKALVERLGGQLGVDLEFIQAFAARVPESALATLASDPRVRWVSYDRPILPQDDGEAVETEWTPRLDRIANTYNFTIGADRVWAEGITGKGVTVAVVDSGVQYHPDLLRSILLGWSIFATGLPSHVDQYGHGTHVAGIITGDGMFSGGKYVGIAPDAKILPVRVCDATGASSESSLVAGLQWVYYNRRLYNIRVVNVSLNSDSLVSYHESPLDAALEILWFNRIVVVVSAGNSHDVVYPPANDPFVITVGAVDEHGTRTTADDTIAPFSGYGTTPEGFSKPDLVAPGVNIVSTLSYTGCRLSREHPDHRVGTRYFRLSGTSMAAAVTSGAVALLLQARPDLNPDQVKMLLKASATPLNQTGAGAGLLNIYSALHLQDAGTANTGTPASALLWTGSDPVNWGSVNWGSVNWGSVNWGSVNWGSVNWGSVNWGSVDCSSVNWGRKPRIPVSINWTWNSPRSVNWGWAPARSVNWGGDPRK comes from the coding sequence ATGGAGGTCAGAGAACGCATGGTCAAAGCAGGCAGACGACTCGTGTGGAGACTGGCGCTCACGGTTGCGGTCTTGATGACCCTTCTGGCCGGGCTTGTCCCGAGTCCTGCGTCTGCCCTGCCCCCCAGGCTAGACGAAGAACTGGCGGCACGTGCAGCCCGCCCTACCGACGGCATGGCGCCGGTCATCGTGCGCGTGTACGAGGACGCGGCGTCGGTCAAGGCCCTCGTGGAGCGCCTCGGCGGCCAACTTGGTGTGGATTTGGAGTTTATCCAGGCGTTCGCGGCGCGGGTTCCCGAAAGCGCGCTGGCGACCCTTGCCAGCGACCCGCGTGTGCGCTGGGTGTCCTACGACCGGCCCATCCTGCCGCAGGATGATGGCGAGGCCGTTGAGACCGAATGGACGCCGCGGTTGGACCGCATCGCCAACACCTACAACTTCACCATCGGCGCCGACCGCGTCTGGGCCGAAGGCATAACCGGCAAAGGCGTAACCGTCGCCGTCGTGGACAGCGGCGTGCAGTACCATCCCGACCTCCTGCGCAGCATCTTGCTGGGGTGGAGCATCTTCGCCACGGGGCTGCCCTCCCATGTGGATCAGTACGGCCACGGCACCCACGTGGCCGGCATCATCACGGGCGATGGGATGTTCAGCGGCGGCAAGTATGTGGGGATCGCGCCCGACGCGAAGATTCTCCCCGTGCGCGTGTGCGACGCGACAGGGGCCAGCAGCGAGTCCTCGCTCGTCGCGGGCCTCCAGTGGGTGTACTACAACCGCCGACTGTACAACATCCGCGTCGTCAACGTCTCGCTCAATTCCGACAGCCTTGTTTCGTACCACGAAAGCCCGCTGGACGCTGCGCTGGAGATTCTGTGGTTCAACCGCATCGTGGTTGTCGTCTCGGCCGGCAACAGCCACGACGTTGTGTACCCGCCCGCCAACGATCCGTTCGTCATCACCGTGGGCGCGGTGGACGAGCACGGCACGCGCACCACCGCCGACGACACCATCGCGCCGTTCTCCGGCTACGGCACCACACCCGAAGGGTTCTCCAAGCCCGACCTGGTGGCACCGGGCGTCAACATCGTGAGCACGCTGTCGTACACCGGCTGTCGGTTGAGCCGCGAGCATCCCGACCACCGCGTGGGCACCCGCTACTTCCGCCTGTCGGGCACGTCCATGGCGGCGGCCGTAACCAGCGGCGCGGTGGCGCTTCTGCTCCAGGCCCGCCCCGACCTGAACCCTGACCAGGTCAAGATGCTGCTCAAAGCCTCGGCCACGCCGCTGAACCAGACCGGCGCCGGCGCGGGACTCCTGAACATCTACAGCGCCCTTCACCTGCAAGACGCGGGCACTGCCAACACGGGCACGCCCGCCTCGGCCCTTCTGTGGACCGGATCCGACCCCGTCAACTGGGGCTCGGTGAACTGGGGGTCGGTCAATTGGGGCAGCGTCAACTGGGGTTCGGTCAACTGGGGTTCCGTGAACTGGGGCAGCGTCAACTGGGGTTCGGTGGATTGCTCCTCGGTCAATTGGGGGCGCAAGCCGCGCATCCCGGTTTCCATCAACTGGACCTGGAATTCGCCCCGCTCGGTGAATTGGGGCTGGGCACCCGCCCGCTCGGTGAACTGGGGCGGCGACCCGCGCAAATAG
- a CDS encoding diguanylate cyclase — protein MKDLSKAARAYILGILGLTIVAVLAEAAVSPPRGTDWGLLVFLLIGAMTAQYFTVVTPKHQHYYLTPAFFFASIVLQDPVTFAVVVALGHVPEWLKVKYRWYIQSFNIAGHTLAGFAGKAALELLVGGDRVPAPNLTGIAAVLVAASVYILVNHLLVGIVLLLARNVSLRESQVLSPGNLLTDLALACVGGAMAFLWRLGPWLVILGLAPLILIHRALSIPALREEAQVDAKTGLYNVKYFTNALNDELRRARRFGRPLAVIMADLDGLRYINNTHGHLAGDAVLAAVGRIIREQVREYDVASRFGGEEFALLMPETTTHEGYVVAERIRKAVESTPIQIPTRLEPIYVTITAGVASYPDDGYEPQQLLHAADVALYQGKASGKNRVRMSVPGESGEPPVPPAGDSAEEPPPAPTLGADRSAPATAKASPPPNPRDASTPPAKPRRLPKSAWIFVGAVVACGVALLAFYLPSVSRFDVKGLAILAAFAGAAELFSVDLYGASTVSVSFVAIFAAALMYGPVGAAVVGPVIAIGHWLKRRPRIYQVVFNAANHTISSTVAALLFALAGIRLQVSNILLLAVPVLVAGMANYFVSTMLLSTALGLSEGTPPGRVWREQFRWLAVHYVVMAFLALFFAVAYLTFDVWGIVAFLAPLLIMRYAQKQYVDQTVQNVAALRKVNQELARANEEIQMINDELLMTLASAIDARDPYVYGHSARVAEYAVALARELNLPPERVELVRRAALLHDVGKIGLPEHVLNKRGNLTDEEYAVMKQHALAADSILGVCHQLQNLVPIVSAHHERWDGKGYPRGLVGDSVPLEARILALADAVEAMASDRTYHRAKPAEEIVAEVERNAGAQFDPAVAAAFVRVVKREGPQFIRNSAQEVNSRRGTGGWQPPEWLRQDWQTETG, from the coding sequence ATGAAAGATCTGTCAAAGGCCGCGCGAGCGTATATCCTGGGCATTCTCGGCTTGACGATCGTCGCCGTCCTGGCCGAGGCGGCTGTCTCCCCGCCCAGGGGCACCGACTGGGGCCTGCTGGTGTTCTTGCTCATCGGCGCGATGACGGCCCAGTACTTCACCGTCGTTACGCCCAAGCACCAGCACTACTACCTGACGCCTGCGTTCTTCTTCGCCAGTATCGTGCTGCAAGATCCGGTTACCTTCGCCGTTGTGGTGGCGCTGGGGCATGTCCCCGAATGGCTCAAGGTGAAGTACCGGTGGTACATCCAGTCCTTCAACATCGCAGGGCACACGCTGGCGGGGTTTGCGGGCAAGGCGGCGCTGGAACTGCTGGTGGGGGGCGACCGCGTCCCCGCGCCGAATCTGACGGGAATCGCGGCGGTGCTGGTTGCTGCGTCGGTCTACATTCTGGTCAATCATCTGCTGGTGGGCATCGTGTTGTTGCTGGCGCGCAACGTGAGCCTGCGCGAGTCCCAAGTGCTGAGCCCCGGCAACCTGCTCACCGACTTGGCGCTGGCCTGCGTGGGCGGCGCGATGGCATTCCTCTGGCGTCTCGGGCCGTGGCTCGTGATTTTGGGCCTTGCGCCACTGATCCTCATCCACCGCGCGCTGAGCATTCCGGCCCTACGCGAAGAGGCACAGGTGGATGCCAAGACGGGTCTGTACAATGTCAAGTACTTCACCAACGCCCTGAACGATGAGTTGCGGCGCGCGCGGCGTTTTGGCCGTCCCCTCGCGGTCATCATGGCCGACCTGGACGGCCTGCGCTACATCAACAACACCCACGGCCACCTGGCGGGCGATGCCGTGCTGGCAGCCGTGGGCCGCATCATCCGCGAGCAAGTGCGTGAGTACGACGTGGCGTCGCGCTTTGGCGGCGAGGAATTCGCCCTCCTCATGCCCGAAACTACCACCCACGAGGGCTACGTCGTCGCCGAGCGCATTCGCAAGGCCGTGGAATCCACCCCCATCCAGATTCCGACGCGGCTGGAGCCTATCTACGTAACCATCACGGCGGGCGTGGCGTCGTATCCCGACGACGGCTACGAACCGCAGCAGTTGCTGCACGCCGCCGACGTAGCCCTGTATCAAGGCAAAGCCTCGGGCAAGAACCGCGTCCGTATGTCGGTGCCCGGCGAGAGCGGCGAGCCGCCAGTCCCGCCCGCGGGAGACAGCGCCGAGGAACCGCCCCCCGCCCCTACCCTCGGAGCCGACCGGTCTGCGCCCGCGACGGCGAAGGCAAGCCCGCCGCCCAACCCGCGCGATGCCTCCACCCCGCCGGCCAAGCCGCGCCGCCTGCCCAAATCGGCTTGGATATTCGTGGGGGCCGTCGTCGCGTGTGGAGTGGCACTACTGGCCTTCTATTTGCCCTCGGTGAGCCGCTTTGACGTGAAAGGGCTGGCCATTCTGGCGGCCTTTGCGGGCGCGGCGGAACTCTTTTCGGTGGACCTGTACGGAGCCAGCACGGTATCGGTGAGTTTCGTCGCGATCTTTGCGGCGGCCCTGATGTACGGGCCCGTGGGCGCTGCGGTGGTGGGGCCGGTTATCGCCATCGGCCACTGGCTCAAGCGGCGGCCCCGCATCTACCAGGTGGTGTTCAACGCGGCGAACCACACGATTTCCAGCACGGTGGCGGCGCTCCTCTTCGCCCTCGCCGGCATCCGACTGCAGGTGTCCAACATCCTGCTGCTGGCGGTGCCAGTGCTGGTCGCGGGCATGGCCAACTACTTCGTCAGCACTATGCTGCTGTCCACTGCACTAGGACTTTCGGAGGGCACACCCCCAGGGCGCGTGTGGAGGGAGCAGTTCCGCTGGCTGGCGGTGCACTACGTGGTGATGGCTTTCCTGGCGTTGTTCTTCGCCGTGGCCTACCTGACATTTGACGTCTGGGGCATTGTGGCCTTCCTCGCGCCGCTGCTCATCATGCGCTACGCTCAGAAGCAGTACGTGGACCAGACGGTGCAGAACGTGGCGGCGCTGCGCAAGGTCAACCAGGAACTGGCCCGCGCCAACGAAGAAATCCAGATGATCAACGACGAACTACTGATGACGCTGGCCAGCGCCATTGACGCGCGCGATCCCTACGTGTACGGCCATTCGGCCCGCGTGGCCGAGTACGCCGTCGCCCTGGCGCGGGAACTCAACCTGCCGCCAGAGCGGGTGGAACTGGTGCGCCGTGCCGCCCTGCTCCACGATGTGGGCAAGATCGGCCTGCCCGAGCATGTGCTCAACAAGCGCGGTAACCTCACCGACGAAGAATACGCGGTCATGAAGCAGCACGCCCTGGCGGCCGATAGCATCTTGGGCGTGTGCCATCAACTTCAGAACCTGGTGCCTATTGTGTCGGCGCACCACGAACGCTGGGATGGCAAGGGGTATCCCAGGGGCCTCGTCGGCGACAGCGTCCCGCTGGAGGCGCGCATCCTGGCCCTGGCCGATGCTGTGGAGGCCATGGCGTCGGACCGCACGTACCACCGCGCCAAACCCGCCGAGGAGATCGTGGCCGAGGTGGAGCGGAATGCCGGCGCGCAGTTTGACCCTGCGGTGGCCGCTGCGTTCGTCCGCGTCGTGAAGCGCGAAGGCCCCCAGTTCATCCGCAACTCGGCCCAGGAGGTCAACAGCCGCCGCGGAACGGGGGGCTGGCAGCCGCCCGAGTGGCTGAGGCAAGACTGGCAGACGGAGACCGGCTAG
- a CDS encoding helix-turn-helix domain-containing protein — protein MNELLTQKMLTIRDVSLRLNRCAEVVRRYVREGKLPAYKLGLMWYVRPEDVEALARKLDSAPK, from the coding sequence ATGAATGAACTGCTGACGCAGAAGATGTTGACGATCCGCGACGTCTCGCTGCGCCTGAACCGCTGCGCCGAGGTCGTGCGGCGATACGTCCGCGAAGGCAAACTGCCCGCCTACAAACTGGGGCTCATGTGGTATGTGCGCCCCGAGGATGTGGAGGCACTCGCCCGCAAATTGGACTCGGCCCCCAAGTAG
- a CDS encoding response regulator: protein MVANRQDRVKLHDPATSAALIVEAATPEEMARIAEMLAEAAPWVMPVFAASSAQADDLETALARRNGFVVQRIRTADELASLLDALRQRGPTRRAPSWLGGLLRLSLAISSIQDQDSLLEELLGQAVALTEAVDGCVWLVDDSGVLARHKASAPGMAHASLPPGLPEWVQQNGKAVLITAAPDPSLLAYTRSAGGGLAALAIDLDRKVKGEALAVPLMAASRLLGVLCLQAGEPRGAFTGDQFEAISVMAAQVAMSLEGARLFARVQQGKKEWEATFDAIGEAVLLISPEGKVLRANQAAARAAGRRFTQLVGERCCEAMSGAPHPPEGCPLQQVLQTRRPASAEITDRDGSRIRHVSIYPIFDARGEIQAVVEYTRDVTQMKAAQARLMQAEKLSALGELTAGVAHELNNPLTSILGFVQLLQRTDLTDRQSSYLSVIHDETRRAARIVRNLLTFARRQEPEKKMLDINTIVEETLSLLAYQLRVSGVKVEQDLDPNLPRTAADPYQLQQVFVNIINNAQQAMQEAHGGGTLTIRTMPVLRPTGYAHNSTLNLADQPESTLESWIRIEFADDGPGIPPELLTRIFDPFFTTKVAGKGTGLGLSVCHGIVRDHDGHIWAESTPGRGATFVLELPVRGMRRAEAEKAASDRLPELPPGNVLVLDDEEGTLLLLRELLAQHDQKVDTLADGAQARERIAAAHYDVILCDVRMPGFGGDALYEYLKEHRPELVKRLVFITGDTASVQTRAFLRKTGRPVIEKPFDVAELLRVMQNIYRDARE, encoded by the coding sequence ATGGTGGCAAATAGGCAGGATAGGGTGAAATTACACGACCCGGCAACCAGCGCTGCCCTGATTGTAGAGGCGGCCACACCCGAAGAGATGGCGCGCATCGCCGAGATGCTGGCCGAAGCCGCGCCCTGGGTCATGCCCGTTTTCGCCGCGTCGTCGGCGCAGGCAGATGACCTGGAGACCGCGCTGGCGCGACGCAACGGGTTCGTCGTGCAGCGCATCCGCACCGCCGACGAACTGGCCTCGCTCCTGGACGCCCTGCGCCAGAGGGGGCCGACCCGTCGCGCACCCTCCTGGCTGGGTGGGCTGCTGCGTCTCAGCCTGGCCATCAGTTCCATCCAGGATCAGGATTCGCTGCTGGAGGAACTCCTGGGGCAGGCGGTGGCGCTCACCGAGGCCGTGGATGGCTGCGTGTGGCTGGTGGACGATTCGGGCGTGCTCGCAAGGCACAAAGCATCCGCCCCGGGCATGGCCCACGCGTCGCTCCCGCCGGGCCTGCCGGAATGGGTACAGCAGAACGGCAAGGCGGTCCTGATCACGGCCGCGCCCGACCCGTCGCTCCTGGCCTACACCCGTTCGGCAGGGGGCGGGCTTGCGGCGCTGGCCATCGACCTGGACCGCAAGGTGAAGGGCGAGGCGTTGGCGGTGCCCCTGATGGCCGCAAGCCGCCTGCTGGGCGTGCTGTGCCTGCAGGCCGGCGAACCGCGCGGGGCTTTTACCGGCGACCAGTTTGAGGCCATCTCGGTGATGGCGGCGCAGGTGGCCATGAGCCTGGAGGGCGCTCGGCTCTTCGCCCGCGTGCAGCAGGGCAAGAAGGAATGGGAGGCCACGTTTGACGCCATCGGCGAGGCTGTGCTGCTTATCAGCCCCGAGGGCAAAGTCCTGCGCGCCAACCAGGCAGCGGCCCGAGCCGCCGGGCGACGCTTCACGCAACTGGTCGGCGAGCGCTGCTGCGAGGCGATGAGCGGGGCCCCTCATCCGCCCGAAGGCTGCCCGCTCCAGCAGGTGCTCCAGACGCGCCGCCCCGCGTCGGCCGAGATCACCGACCGCGATGGCTCGCGCATCCGCCATGTGTCCATCTACCCCATCTTTGACGCGCGGGGTGAAATCCAGGCGGTGGTGGAGTACACCCGCGACGTTACCCAGATGAAGGCGGCCCAGGCACGCTTGATGCAGGCCGAGAAACTGTCGGCCCTGGGAGAACTCACGGCGGGAGTGGCCCACGAGTTGAACAACCCGCTCACCTCCATCCTGGGCTTCGTGCAGTTGCTCCAGCGCACCGACCTGACAGACCGCCAGTCGTCGTATCTGAGCGTTATCCATGACGAGACGCGCCGCGCGGCCCGCATCGTGCGCAACCTGCTCACCTTCGCCCGCCGCCAGGAGCCCGAAAAGAAGATGCTGGACATCAACACCATCGTGGAAGAAACGCTGTCGCTCCTGGCGTACCAACTGCGCGTGAGCGGCGTGAAGGTGGAGCAGGACCTTGACCCGAACCTGCCCAGGACAGCCGCCGACCCGTACCAACTCCAGCAGGTCTTCGTCAACATCATCAACAACGCGCAGCAGGCAATGCAGGAGGCGCACGGCGGCGGCACACTCACCATCCGCACGATGCCGGTGCTGCGGCCCACGGGCTACGCCCATAACTCCACCCTGAACCTGGCCGACCAGCCCGAGTCCACACTGGAAAGTTGGATTCGGATAGAGTTCGCGGACGACGGCCCGGGCATCCCGCCTGAACTCCTCACGCGCATCTTTGACCCGTTCTTCACCACCAAGGTCGCCGGCAAAGGAACGGGCCTGGGGTTGAGCGTGTGCCACGGCATCGTCCGCGACCACGACGGGCACATCTGGGCCGAAAGTACGCCCGGACGCGGCGCAACTTTCGTGCTGGAATTGCCCGTGCGGGGGATGCGCAGGGCCGAGGCGGAAAAGGCCGCCAGCGACCGACTGCCCGAACTGCCCCCGGGCAATGTGCTGGTCTTGGACGACGAAGAGGGCACGTTGCTCCTCTTGCGAGAACTGCTTGCGCAGCACGACCAGAAAGTGGACACGCTCGCCGACGGCGCGCAGGCCAGGGAGCGCATTGCGGCTGCCCACTATGACGTGATCCTATGCGACGTGCGCATGCCCGGCTTCGGCGGCGACGCCCTCTACGAGTACCTGAAGGAGCATCGCCCCGAATTGGTCAAGCGGCTGGTCTTCATCACCGGCGATACGGCCAGCGTCCAAACCCGCGCCTTCCTTCGCAAGACCGGTCGCCCCGTTATTGAGAAGCCGTTTGACGTGGCCGAACTGCTGCGCGTCATGCAGAATATCTACCGAGACGCCAGGGAGTAA
- a CDS encoding flavin reductase family protein yields MPMSTFVPIKPEDIRDNVFKLIGSDWMLITAGTRGFFNMMTASWGGMGVLWNKNIAICFIRPQRYTYDFMERSECFTLSFFGEAYREALNLCGSKSGRQVDKARAAGLTPVVAETGAVYFAEARLVLECRKIYFQDIDPTHFLDASIHKNYPSRDYHRMYLGEIIHCLAKT; encoded by the coding sequence ATGCCTATGAGCACATTCGTACCTATCAAGCCCGAAGACATCCGCGACAATGTGTTCAAACTTATCGGCTCCGACTGGATGCTGATCACCGCCGGCACTCGCGGCTTCTTCAACATGATGACCGCTTCGTGGGGCGGGATGGGCGTCCTGTGGAACAAGAATATCGCCATCTGCTTCATCCGCCCCCAGCGCTACACCTACGACTTCATGGAGCGCTCGGAGTGCTTCACGCTCTCGTTTTTCGGCGAGGCGTACCGCGAGGCGCTCAACCTGTGCGGTTCCAAGTCGGGCAGGCAGGTGGACAAGGCAAGGGCTGCCGGCCTCACGCCGGTCGTGGCCGAGACGGGCGCGGTGTACTTCGCCGAAGCGCGCCTGGTGTTGGAGTGCCGCAAGATTTACTTCCAAGACATAGACCCCACCCACTTTCTGGACGCAAGCATCCACAAGAACTACCCGTCGCGCGACTACCATCGCATGTACCTGGGTGAAATCATCCACTGCCTGGCGAAGACGTAG
- a CDS encoding TaqI family restriction endonuclease: MDNPILVRFEEFLTSIPLDHYRDELLPVKTVEQDLPPALNPLPSIYESYWMPQQDAPRFPCYEEFFERWWKSHLEPLDDFIGKYFWGCSRDFVRLGFKARLYRTLISVLTQFHFAYTWIACCRLPLEASADADMNGIDALVRHNDSAVALQVKKETYRTEARGVGRFAQRKMRVLLVVEVPYTITGAEEWQRRAQRAKTAHTRERYSAFAFLASQLQRRLPNGFVVFREEYPQAVERVIAEAIQNERQGLIPWDELLQQIRPWAPAP, from the coding sequence ATGGACAACCCTATACTGGTGCGTTTTGAGGAGTTCCTCACATCCATTCCCCTGGATCATTACCGAGACGAACTGCTGCCCGTCAAGACCGTAGAACAGGATTTGCCTCCGGCGCTCAATCCCTTACCTTCCATTTATGAGAGTTACTGGATGCCCCAGCAGGATGCTCCCAGGTTCCCTTGCTATGAGGAGTTCTTTGAGAGATGGTGGAAGTCGCATCTGGAGCCGCTGGACGATTTCATCGGCAAGTACTTCTGGGGGTGCTCGCGCGATTTCGTACGCCTGGGGTTCAAAGCCCGCCTTTATCGCACGCTCATATCCGTGCTGACGCAGTTTCACTTCGCCTACACGTGGATTGCCTGCTGCAGGTTGCCGCTGGAAGCCTCGGCCGATGCCGACATGAACGGCATCGATGCGCTGGTTCGCCACAACGACTCTGCGGTCGCGCTCCAGGTGAAGAAGGAAACCTATCGCACGGAGGCGAGGGGCGTTGGGCGCTTCGCTCAGCGCAAAATGCGGGTTCTCTTGGTTGTGGAGGTACCCTATACGATCACAGGGGCAGAGGAGTGGCAGCGGCGCGCGCAGCGGGCGAAGACCGCTCACACGCGCGAGCGATACAGCGCCTTTGCCTTCTTGGCAAGCCAACTGCAGAGGAGACTACCGAACGGGTTCGTCGTATTCCGTGAAGAGTACCCGCAAGCGGTGGAAAGAGTCATCGCGGAGGCCATTCAGAACGAGCGCCAGGGTCTCATCCCCTGGGACGAACTGTTGCAGCAAATCCGCCCGTGGGCGCCAGCCCCATAG